The DNA sequence CTATCAGATCGAGCGCCGCCCGCGCGGCGCCTCGCGAGCTGCGCTCGCTCCTAGGTTTGTTTCCGGCCAGTAACGCCTGTGACAGGCGCGCGCGACCGCCTTGTTGATACGACGCGATATTGCGCCATGAGCCAAGGCGTCCGCGCGAAAACCCCACAGAAATAATTGGCCCGAAAGAAACGTAGGAGCGAGCGCAGCTCGCGATGCGCCGCGCGGGCGGCGCTCGATCTTCGATTGTTCGTCTCCCTGCGCGAAGGAAGACTGTGAATGGCTTATAGAATTTCCAAAAAGTGCTCTCTTTGGTATTGATGCCTACGGTAATGTGTGGCGGCCGATGAGGCCGCCGCCTTTTTCCGCTTATCGGAGCAATCGGTAAGCTGCCCGAACCTCTTCGATAAAGATCGCCGGTTGCTCAAGAGCCGCGAAATGCCCCCCTTTTTCGGTTCGATTCCAATGAATCAATTTTGGATATGACATTTCGGCCCATTCTTTGGGCGGAGTCCAAATCTCGCCAGGAAACACAGAAACTGCTACTGGAATTTTAACTTGGATGGAATTGTAGTGCGCATCGGCGTTTTCATAATAAATTCGGCCGGACGACGCTGCGGTATTTGTCACCCAATATAGCGTCACACTGTCAAGAATTTGATCCCGAGTGAGCACGTTGAGAGGGTCGCCATTGCTGTCCGTCCAGCTCGCAAACTTCTCGTAAACCCAGGTCAGCAGCCCAATAGGTGAGTCGCTAAGGGCGTAGCCAATGGTTTGAGGACGCGTCATCATTTCGATATGATACCCGGCGCCATTCGCCATGAAGCGATCAAGTTGGTCATACACAACTTGTTCCTCTGGCTTAGGATGCTCTGGTTTATTCATCGGGGTGATCAGAGGCAAGTTGGTGTGGATGGCCATCAGACCTGGAAGCTGGAGGCGTCCCATTTCCGTTACAATGTGGCTACCCCAGTCACCTCCCTGAGCTACGTATTCCGGATAACCAACCCGCTCCATCAGCTCGTGAAAGGCTTTACCAATGCGATTTCGGTTCCAGCCAGTACTGGAGGGTTTATCCGAGAAGCCGAATCCAGGGAGTGAAGGAATCACGAGGTGGAACGCATCTTCAGCTCTGCCACCGTGCTTGGTAGGATTAACGAGCGGATCGACGGAGTCGAGGAACTCGAGCACAGATCCAGGCCACCCGTGAATCATAAGAAGCGGCAAGGCGTTCTCATGTGGAGACCGAATGTGCATAAAGTGAATACCCAAGCCCTGGATATCGGTTTTAAAATGGTCGAACTGATTGAGCCGCTTCTCAATCTTCCGCCAATCATATTTATCGCGCCAGTATTCGATTAGATCCTTTACACGTTCAAGCTGTGGCCCTTGCGAGTCATCCTCAACCGTTTCCCTTTCAGGAAAGCGAGTGAGCTCCAGGCGTAGCTTTAGATCCTTGAGAGTTGAATCAGAGATACTGATTTCAAATTTCTTGATCTGGCTTGATTCATCTTGAGCGGCTAGCATATTCGGCATATGATTCTCATCTTGATTTGATAGGCGATGAGCATGAAGTATCTGTACTTGGCCGCACTTAAGAAACACCGGCAATGGCCACGATCTGTATCCCTAGAAGAGACAATAGTGCGCATTCAAAAGAGAAGCGTTACGGTGTGAGATGGCTTATCCCTGCTAATCAACAGCCATGCCCGTAGCAAATGCTATGGCGCATGGCCTGGGCGCGTGTCTAGAGCGCGCTATGGGATAATCCGCTCTTGGCGCAACCGCTCAAACAAGTCGTAGAACGATGCTTCGGTTGATCGGTAGGGGTCAAACCCAAGCAACCTGCTCCTGGTCATGTCGGTGACACATTCGATGCCCCGTCCCAAATCGGCGTCAGTGTGCCAACACGAGACTAGTTGGTTGATATCGTCAATCTTCAAATCATGCTTAGCTGCCATATCAGTCCAGATTGAAGCGCATTCAGCAAGCTGCTGTTCAAGGGGAAAAATCTCGCCAGAAAAGGGAACAGCCGCGATGTCGAACCACGCAGCCAGGCGTTCCCACATCCATTTCCAGCGGAAGATATCACCATTGATCACATTCAAGGCTTGATTGTGCGCCGCTGGCGTCAATGCAGCCCATTCGACGTGCGAAGCTAACTGGCGGGCATCCGTCATGTCCGTAAGGCCGTTCCATTGGGTTGCCGAACCTGGGAAGTGAAAAGGCTGGCCCGTTTCCCGACATATTGCACCGAAGACCGCAAGCGTCATGCCTATGTTCATGGCATTGCCGATGGCGTAGCCCACCAAGGTGTGTGGACGGTGCACGCTCCAGGTAAAACCATAGTGGCGCGATGCTTCGAACAAGGCATCTTCCTGGGCGTAGTAGAAGTTTTCCGTATCCAGACGAGGCTGGGATTCTTTGAAGGGAGTCGGAGGAGTGCCCTTTGCATACTGCTCGAAGGGGCCAAGGTAATGCTTTAACCCGGTTACCAAGGCAACATGCTCAACGCTACCCGAAGGGCAGACCGCGTCCAGGAGGTTTCGAATCATCGAGCTATTTACCTCGATGTTTTGCTTCTCAGTTTTTTGGCGAAGCCAGCTTGCGAAAAAGATGTGGGAGGGTTCTATCCCTACCAGGGCTTCCTTGAGTTGGCTTAGGTTCAACATGTCGGCTGTTACAGGGTTAACCTCCTCTGGTAGGTGTTTTCCGTTTCTGGACAGACCGAATACCTTCCAGCCATGAGAGCACAAGTGCTGAGCAAGGTTGTTGCCGACAAGACCGCTGACACCTGCAATCAATGCTGTCTTTTCCATGCTGTAACTCCATTGCTAGCGGATAGATGCTTCCTACCCAAGGGAGGATACCAACAGAGTTGATGACGCTAGCAAGAGGCGGTTTGATGGATAAAGATCCCATGTAGCAACAGACTGTAGCTTTCAGATCGACAATGTTTCTCTGAAAAAGACAGGAGGGCTTCAGGCCCTCCCCCTTGCTGCTTAAGCGGTCTGCGACTGGTGGTAAGCAACGATTTCGGCTTGGTCGCGAATAGTTTTCTGCACCGAGGCACGCTCATCCATACGGGCCTTGTAGGCCATCAGATGTTTCAAATGACTGATTTCAACCCCAGAGCGCTCATGCCACATGGTGCCCCATACGTAGGCGTCGGCAATGGTGAACCGGTCACCGGTCAGCCAGGCGCGGCCATCGGCAAGACGCTCATCCAGCACGGTATAGGCACGGACCAGTTTTGCCCGAGTCCACTCAGTACCTTCTTCGGTCAACAGCTTACGCATCAGCGGGATATGCTTCTGGGCAATCTCGGTGGCCAAGAAGGTAAGCAACTGGTTGAACTTGGTGCGCTCCAGCGTTCCAGCGGCAGGAGCCAGGCCTGCTTCAGGATGCTGATCTGCAAGATAGGAGGTGATGATAATTGTCTCGGTAAGAATATCCTCATCGGGAGTGTCCAGTTTGAGCGCTGGAACGTAGAGCAGCGGATTGACCTTGGCGAAGTCCTCGCCATTGGAGGTGGATTTGTTCCAGACGTCGAAGTGGACTAGCTCAAGGTCGAGGCCCAATTCATTGGCCGTAATCTGTACGGCTTCGGAGCATGTTTTGTCTGCGATGTAGAGTTTCATTTCGGTCACCTGGATTTGAAAGGGTTCCGCCAATCGAGCGGTGAGTCCAGTTTCGGAATTTCCCGGTGACCGATAAACCTACGGAAAGGAGACTCTTTGTGGCTAAGGCGGCGACAATTCCTCCTTTTAAACAGCGTCGGTCATGCTGTGGCGTTACAGAGGCTTTCCCGTCACGCTCTGCCGATCGTTAGAGGTAAGCCATGTAAAGCTGGCTTCGGCGCCAAGCCTTTCAAAATCCTGTCGTGGCTCGGACGGCAATCCAGAGAGCTCTCGGAACTGAACGAGGACTACTTTTTACAGCCTCCGGATTGACGTCTCCTTGGAGGCTGGCTCTCCCTCTACCCTTCTGCATCGGCAAACAATTCGATCTAAACGATCGCGGATGATTGTCGCCCGCTAAGCGACGGACTGTTTCTCGTCTGCGGTTTTCACCAGTGACGACGGTCCGGTAGCCTGCGGTGGCGCTGTATTGGCAACAAGAATTCGGGGTAAGGGCATGATTCGGATTTCAACCAGTGGGCACAACCTCGCGCTGCTTCTGATTAGAGCGCAGAAGCAGTTCGAGAAGCATGGTAGCCAAGTTGGCGGCCCCCCATCGAGCAGTGACGACGTCGATATCTCTGACGGGGGAAATAGTTACCTAGACTCCATCAGGTACACGTCTTCATTCCCTACCCGTGATGGAATGCCAGTGGATGCACTGTTATTGGCGATACGTCACCCTGAAGCTACATCGAGCTCACGAGGCAAGACGTTCGCCGTGGTCGCTGAGGATGCTCGTAAGGAGCTGGACGCCGCATACGATGCCATGAAAAACAGTGGTTTACCTTTCGACAAAAAGACGCCTGCTGATGTGCACGCTTTGTTCGGTAGGCTAGATCGACGATCTCTCTATGCCGTGAGCGTTAACAAAGATGGGCGTTTTACCGCTGATGAGATCCAGGCAGCGCAGGACATCATGCAGAAACAACAGCTATTGGCCCTGAGCGATACGAAGTCGGAAGGCCTCGAATCGCTGCACCGAGCCTTGACATTCTTGGATAATGTCAGCCCCGAAGAGAAAACGAGTCCCGAGTGGCTCGCCCAGATGACCAAGCTCAACAAATTATCGATGTCCGCTCACAGTGCTGCGGGGACAGAGAGCGGGAAACCTTCGTTCTATGTCCCTACCCTGGCGGAGCTGCTGAGCTGAGCTCCTCTACTGTTTTCTTTCATTACCTTCCGATTGCGCTACGCCAGCTAGTCGGTCGACAATTTATGTACTCATATGACCGATAAACGTGCCGGAAACGTCCAAATTGTCGCTTCGGGAGACACAAGAATGGAGCAGACTGATGCGTCTTTACCTGAGATAGCTGCCTTTGTGGCGGTTGCGCAAACTGGCAGCTTTACGCGTGCTGCTGAGCATCTTGCAACCAATAAGTCCAATGTCGGTAAGGCCGTCCAGCGTCTCGAATCGCGGCTTGGAACCCGACTGTTTCAACGCACTACCAGAGCTGTGCGCTTGACAGAGGATGGCGAGACATATCTTGTCGCTGCAAGAAGTGCCTTGGACACATTACGCGATGCGGCGCAGGCTCTGGCAGCCCGTCGTGAAGAGCCGATTGGTCGGGTACGACTCGACATGCCCTCGGGGTTCCGTCAGCTGTTCCTTCCCACCCTATCTGACCTACGCAAGTGTTACCCGAAAGTCACCTTAGAGCTCTCGGTAACCGATCGCATGTCGGATGCCGTAGGAGAAGGCTGGGACTTGGTTGTCCGCGCGGGCGAACTGCCTCAGGACAGCGAGATGACCGTCCGCAAGCTCTGCGACATCCGTCTACAGTTGTATGCTGCGCCTGAATACCTGAATCGACACGGCATGCCCTCAAGCATCGCGGATCTCATCGACCACGATGCCGTGATTTTCCGCGGGTTCACAGGGCGATTGAGGCAATGGTTTTTGATGGAAAATGGGTACATTTCTGAATACACGCCCAATCCCACTTTTGTGCTGTCTGATGGCCAAGCCTTGATCGATTCCACCGTGATTGGATTGGGTATCGCGCAGATTTACGACCGGGTAGCCCTTCCGTATGTGCAAAACGGACAGCTTGTCCCTGTCTTACCGGCCACTAGTGTTCCCGGCCCCCCTGTTCATGCACTCATCCCTGGGGGACACAGAATGCCAGCCAAAACTCGGGCAGTGCTGGAGTATCTGGCTGAGCGATTGCGGTCTGAAACGGTCTAATTTTCCCGTTTGCCTTCGAGCGCTGCTTTGCGATCGGCAGATCCTGGAAAGAGGCTTCGCTTATGGCGGGATTTGATTGGAACGACTTGCAGGTTCTCTTGGCTGTGCAGCGGTCTAAAAGCCTGCGCAATGCCGCTGAACGGCTGAACCTTAGTGCCGCGACGCTTTCGCGTAAACTTGACGAGTTGGAAAATCAGATTGGCGAAAAGCTGGTCGAGCGGATGTCCACCGGCTGCGAACTTACCCAGGTCGGGTCTCGAATTCTCGGTTATGCGGAGCAGATGGAGGAACTT is a window from the Pseudomonas anuradhapurensis genome containing:
- a CDS encoding epoxide hydrolase family protein, yielding MPNMLAAQDESSQIKKFEISISDSTLKDLKLRLELTRFPERETVEDDSQGPQLERVKDLIEYWRDKYDWRKIEKRLNQFDHFKTDIQGLGIHFMHIRSPHENALPLLMIHGWPGSVLEFLDSVDPLVNPTKHGGRAEDAFHLVIPSLPGFGFSDKPSSTGWNRNRIGKAFHELMERVGYPEYVAQGGDWGSHIVTEMGRLQLPGLMAIHTNLPLITPMNKPEHPKPEEQVVYDQLDRFMANGAGYHIEMMTRPQTIGYALSDSPIGLLTWVYEKFASWTDSNGDPLNVLTRDQILDSVTLYWVTNTAASSGRIYYENADAHYNSIQVKIPVAVSVFPGEIWTPPKEWAEMSYPKLIHWNRTEKGGHFAALEQPAIFIEEVRAAYRLLR
- a CDS encoding SDR family oxidoreductase, whose amino-acid sequence is MEKTALIAGVSGLVGNNLAQHLCSHGWKVFGLSRNGKHLPEEVNPVTADMLNLSQLKEALVGIEPSHIFFASWLRQKTEKQNIEVNSSMIRNLLDAVCPSGSVEHVALVTGLKHYLGPFEQYAKGTPPTPFKESQPRLDTENFYYAQEDALFEASRHYGFTWSVHRPHTLVGYAIGNAMNIGMTLAVFGAICRETGQPFHFPGSATQWNGLTDMTDARQLASHVEWAALTPAAHNQALNVINGDIFRWKWMWERLAAWFDIAAVPFSGEIFPLEQQLAECASIWTDMAAKHDLKIDDINQLVSCWHTDADLGRGIECVTDMTRSRLLGFDPYRSTEASFYDLFERLRQERIIP
- a CDS encoding glutathione S-transferase C-terminal domain-containing protein — translated: MKLYIADKTCSEAVQITANELGLDLELVHFDVWNKSTSNGEDFAKVNPLLYVPALKLDTPDEDILTETIIITSYLADQHPEAGLAPAAGTLERTKFNQLLTFLATEIAQKHIPLMRKLLTEEGTEWTRAKLVRAYTVLDERLADGRAWLTGDRFTIADAYVWGTMWHERSGVEISHLKHLMAYKARMDERASVQKTIRDQAEIVAYHQSQTA
- a CDS encoding LysR family transcriptional regulator produces the protein MEQTDASLPEIAAFVAVAQTGSFTRAAEHLATNKSNVGKAVQRLESRLGTRLFQRTTRAVRLTEDGETYLVAARSALDTLRDAAQALAARREEPIGRVRLDMPSGFRQLFLPTLSDLRKCYPKVTLELSVTDRMSDAVGEGWDLVVRAGELPQDSEMTVRKLCDIRLQLYAAPEYLNRHGMPSSIADLIDHDAVIFRGFTGRLRQWFLMENGYISEYTPNPTFVLSDGQALIDSTVIGLGIAQIYDRVALPYVQNGQLVPVLPATSVPGPPVHALIPGGHRMPAKTRAVLEYLAERLRSETV